The following are from one region of the Rhodopirellula sp. P2 genome:
- the mfd gene encoding transcription-repair coupling factor has protein sequence MAAFVTGGCFAPRFHPGPIAVPTASRNASPMKLRSLRDVPAILDAKIGLKEVLSRPPQGDAKRTKKKTSGPVPLAFSGVWGGIRGLLAATLTRHHPHVLVLLPQAVDADIVAGDISSFGIEDVVALPLSAGDGTGSSIRDADYAARLQVLQRLRARDQNSPQPLVVTSYIGAAIQRVPSVTSLEKATRELAVGDIVDPEVIRRWLAEAGFAAVTAVQVPGEFASRGGLLDVYSPDQPQPIRIEWFDDEIESIRRFDAATQRSSETLSKVELAAIGTQPVKSPFAEEENNDEPLDLIVDDSVGAEATIVDYLPEDTVVLVIDPSDCHQSSNALLARVAKTERFVSMKQLLSELKSHKVVTGTSLAEGAPTDVVDMHTASADSFATSLDETKSKVDSVAAGHEVIVVGDTPADGQRLTELLEDTDAAKQGRLHMTVADLSGGFRLTDAEILVLTGAELFHRSPVRRAKTRTRGKPIDSFTQLTPGDLVIHLSHGIGLYRGLNSIEKNGQHQEHLTIEFDGGTKIHVPASRIQLVQRYVGGTKNRPKLAKIGGISWTNQRKAAEAAVTDMADELLELQAKRATRLGIPMSPDNEWQRQFDASFPYLETPDQLSAIEALKVDMETPRPMDRLICGDVGFGKTEVAMRAAFKAVSSGYQVAVLVPTTVLAEQHYQSFRERMAEFPVEIRKLSRFCTPAEQRETVKEIRRGKADIVIGTHRVASKDVEFNNLGLVVIDEEQRFGVAVKERLKTRHSNVDVLTLSATPIPRTLHMALVGVRDISNLETPPAERMAVETKVTRWDDKMLRSAIVRELNRGGQMYFVHNRIGDMDDLAARIKAIVPELRIGIGHGQMVEGALEQVMVDFIDHKFDMLLATTIIESGLDIPNANTMFIDDGNRYGLSDLHQLRGRVGRYKHQAYCYLLVSPNKRLTPEASKRLRAIEEYSQMGAGFAISMRDLEIRGAGNLLGSQQSGHIAAVGYEMYCQLLEDAVRQAQKLPPKLSADVDIDLPIEAYLPEDYVPNLRHKIDLYRRMTRIEKAADVKALREELEDRFGSPPPPAVRMLELCELRLDAASWGLVSLTTNDRFIVLQYSNRSRMDQLAKNASIPIRIVDHQKAYIPIKDYDMSDPAGKAWLQLARAALWIG, from the coding sequence ATGGCAGCTTTCGTCACCGGAGGCTGTTTTGCACCCCGATTTCATCCAGGTCCCATCGCCGTGCCCACCGCTTCAAGAAACGCCTCCCCGATGAAGCTGCGATCCCTTCGCGATGTCCCGGCCATCCTGGACGCGAAAATTGGGCTGAAAGAGGTCTTGAGTCGCCCCCCCCAAGGCGACGCGAAACGAACGAAAAAAAAGACCAGTGGTCCAGTGCCGCTGGCGTTCTCCGGAGTCTGGGGCGGGATTCGCGGTTTGCTGGCCGCCACACTGACCCGCCATCACCCGCACGTGCTGGTGCTGCTTCCACAAGCCGTCGACGCGGACATTGTCGCCGGAGACATTTCGTCATTCGGGATTGAGGATGTGGTCGCGTTGCCCCTGTCGGCCGGCGACGGCACGGGCAGCTCCATTCGCGACGCCGATTACGCGGCCCGGTTGCAAGTGCTCCAGCGACTCCGCGCCCGCGATCAGAATTCGCCGCAACCTTTGGTCGTGACCTCGTACATCGGCGCCGCCATCCAGCGGGTGCCTTCGGTCACGAGTCTCGAAAAGGCGACCCGCGAATTGGCGGTCGGTGACATTGTCGATCCGGAGGTGATCCGGCGTTGGCTCGCCGAGGCGGGTTTCGCGGCGGTGACCGCGGTCCAGGTGCCGGGCGAATTTGCCAGCCGCGGCGGGTTGCTCGACGTGTATTCGCCGGACCAACCTCAGCCGATTCGAATCGAATGGTTCGACGATGAAATCGAATCCATCCGTCGCTTCGACGCGGCCACTCAGCGAAGCAGCGAAACGCTCAGCAAGGTCGAACTCGCCGCGATCGGAACTCAACCGGTCAAAAGCCCTTTCGCAGAGGAAGAGAACAACGACGAACCGCTGGACCTGATCGTCGATGACAGCGTGGGCGCCGAAGCCACGATCGTCGACTACTTGCCCGAAGACACCGTGGTGCTGGTGATCGATCCATCGGATTGCCACCAATCGTCCAACGCCTTGCTCGCTCGAGTCGCCAAGACCGAACGCTTCGTTTCGATGAAGCAACTGCTTTCGGAACTGAAGAGCCACAAAGTCGTCACGGGAACATCGCTGGCCGAAGGAGCCCCGACGGACGTTGTCGACATGCACACCGCCAGCGCGGACAGCTTTGCAACGTCGTTGGACGAAACGAAATCCAAAGTGGATTCGGTGGCGGCCGGGCACGAGGTCATCGTGGTCGGTGACACTCCCGCCGATGGACAGCGGCTGACCGAGTTGCTCGAGGACACCGATGCGGCCAAACAAGGTCGCTTGCACATGACGGTTGCTGACCTCAGTGGCGGTTTCCGTTTGACCGACGCTGAGATTCTGGTGCTCACCGGCGCCGAACTATTCCACCGCAGCCCCGTGCGTCGCGCCAAAACACGAACGCGCGGCAAACCGATCGATTCGTTCACGCAGCTCACGCCCGGCGACTTGGTGATTCACCTGTCGCACGGCATCGGGTTGTACCGCGGGCTGAACTCGATCGAGAAAAACGGCCAGCACCAAGAACACTTGACCATCGAGTTCGACGGCGGGACCAAGATCCATGTCCCGGCCTCGCGAATTCAATTGGTTCAGCGATACGTGGGGGGAACCAAGAACCGGCCCAAACTGGCCAAAATCGGCGGCATCAGCTGGACCAACCAGCGGAAGGCAGCCGAAGCTGCGGTCACCGACATGGCCGACGAACTGCTGGAACTGCAAGCCAAACGTGCCACGCGTCTGGGCATCCCCATGTCACCGGACAACGAATGGCAACGTCAGTTCGACGCCAGCTTCCCATACCTGGAAACACCGGACCAATTGTCGGCAATCGAAGCCTTGAAAGTCGACATGGAGACGCCGCGGCCCATGGACCGGTTGATTTGTGGCGACGTCGGATTCGGAAAAACCGAAGTCGCCATGCGAGCGGCTTTCAAAGCGGTCTCGTCCGGCTATCAAGTCGCGGTGCTGGTTCCAACGACCGTGCTGGCCGAACAACACTACCAATCGTTCCGCGAGCGGATGGCGGAATTCCCCGTCGAAATCCGCAAACTCAGCCGATTCTGCACCCCGGCGGAACAACGTGAAACGGTGAAGGAAATCCGGCGAGGCAAAGCGGACATCGTGATTGGAACCCACCGGGTCGCCAGCAAAGACGTCGAATTCAACAACCTCGGCTTGGTGGTCATCGATGAAGAACAACGGTTCGGCGTGGCGGTGAAAGAACGCCTGAAGACCCGGCACAGCAACGTCGATGTCCTGACGCTTTCCGCAACGCCCATTCCGCGAACACTGCACATGGCTTTGGTCGGCGTTCGCGACATCAGCAATCTGGAAACCCCTCCCGCCGAACGGATGGCGGTCGAGACCAAGGTGACTCGCTGGGACGACAAGATGCTGCGTTCCGCCATCGTGCGTGAACTCAACCGCGGCGGCCAGATGTACTTCGTCCACAACCGCATCGGGGACATGGATGACTTGGCCGCTCGGATCAAAGCGATCGTCCCGGAGTTACGAATTGGCATCGGCCACGGCCAAATGGTCGAAGGTGCACTGGAACAAGTCATGGTCGACTTCATCGATCACAAGTTCGACATGTTGCTGGCCACGACCATCATCGAAAGCGGATTGGACATTCCCAACGCCAACACCATGTTCATCGACGATGGCAATCGCTACGGGCTGAGCGACCTGCACCAATTGCGTGGACGTGTTGGCCGGTACAAACACCAGGCGTACTGCTACCTGCTGGTGTCGCCGAACAAGCGATTGACGCCAGAAGCCAGCAAACGCTTGCGAGCGATCGAAGAGTATTCCCAGATGGGTGCGGGCTTTGCGATTTCGATGCGAGACCTCGAAATTCGCGGGGCAGGCAATTTGCTGGGCAGCCAACAATCCGGGCACATCGCCGCGGTGGGTTACGAAATGTACTGTCAACTGCTGGAAGACGCGGTCCGACAAGCTCAGAAGTTGCCGCCGAAGTTGTCAGCCGATGTGGACATCGATTTGCCGATCGAGGCTTATCTGCCGGAAGATTACGTGCCCAACCTGCGGCACAAAATCGATCTGTACCGGCGGATGACTCGGATCGAGAAAGCGGCTGATGTGAAGGCCCTGCGAGAAGAACTGGAAGACCGCTTTGGCTCGCCACCGCCCCCCGCGGTTCGGATGTTGGAATTGTGTGAATTGCGGCTCGACGCAGCCTCCTGGGGCTTGGTTTCGCTGACCACCAACGATCGCTTCATCGTGCTTCAGTACTCCAACCGTTCGCGGATGGATCAACTGGCAAAGAACGCCTCGATCCCGATTCGCATCGTCGACCATCAAAAGGCCTACATTCCAATCAAGGACTACGATATGTCCGATCCGGCCGGCAAAGCGTGGCTGCAACTTGCCCGCGCTGCATTATGGATTGGTTGA
- a CDS encoding Gfo/Idh/MocA family protein, whose translation MSIGIGIVGAGMISNFHAKAIADSTNGHLVGCYNRNTERAEEFVAQHGGRVFKTLEEMLADPEIGAVSVCTPSGAHAEPAIQAAEAGKHVMIEKPLEVTQERCDQIIAACEKAGVQLGVTFQSRFHESSRLMKKAVEEGRFGKITMGDAYVKWYRSQEYYDSGAWRGTWKLDGGGALMNQAIHSVDLLLWLMGDVSEVSAMASTMTHERIEVEDIVVATLKFKNGALGVIEATTTTYPGALKRIEIGGSEGSAILEEEDLTQWEFANETDEDEAIRKRMAGMTETGGGASDPSAIGHHGHTAVFNDFLDAITEGTSPQINGTEGRRSVALINAIYESARTGKTVQL comes from the coding sequence ATGAGCATCGGTATTGGCATCGTCGGCGCCGGAATGATCTCCAATTTTCATGCCAAAGCCATCGCGGATTCCACCAACGGGCACTTGGTGGGGTGTTACAACCGCAACACCGAGCGAGCCGAAGAGTTCGTGGCGCAACATGGTGGTCGCGTGTTCAAAACACTCGAGGAAATGCTCGCGGATCCTGAAATCGGAGCCGTTTCGGTCTGCACGCCCAGCGGTGCTCACGCCGAACCAGCGATCCAGGCCGCGGAAGCCGGCAAACACGTGATGATCGAAAAACCTCTCGAAGTCACCCAGGAACGCTGTGACCAAATCATCGCTGCCTGTGAAAAAGCCGGTGTGCAATTGGGCGTCACCTTTCAAAGCCGTTTCCACGAATCGTCTCGGCTGATGAAAAAGGCGGTGGAGGAAGGCCGGTTCGGCAAAATCACCATGGGCGACGCCTACGTGAAGTGGTACCGCAGCCAAGAGTATTACGACAGCGGCGCGTGGCGAGGAACCTGGAAGCTCGATGGCGGTGGCGCCTTGATGAACCAAGCCATCCACTCGGTCGATCTGCTGCTGTGGTTGATGGGCGATGTCAGCGAAGTCTCCGCGATGGCGTCGACGATGACGCACGAACGCATCGAAGTCGAGGACATCGTGGTCGCGACGCTGAAATTCAAAAACGGTGCTCTGGGAGTCATCGAAGCCACCACGACAACCTATCCAGGGGCTCTCAAGCGAATCGAGATCGGCGGCAGCGAAGGCAGCGCGATCTTGGAAGAGGAGGACCTCACGCAGTGGGAATTCGCAAACGAAACCGATGAAGACGAAGCCATCCGAAAACGCATGGCGGGGATGACTGAAACGGGCGGAGGGGCCAGTGACCCGTCCGCGATCGGGCACCACGGTCACACCGCCGTCTTCAACGATTTTCTGGATGCGATCACGGAGGGAACCAGCCCACAGATCAATGGCACCGAGGGCCGACGCAGTGTGGCGTTGATCAACGCGATTTACGAAAGTGCACGCACGGGCAAGACGGTGCAGCTATAA
- a CDS encoding sulfatase gives MNKFFVWSVVLVATLFVSESSAQDSSSRPNVLMICIDDLNDWVEPLGGHPQVQTPAMKALAERGMTFTNAHCQSPLCNSSRTSLMLSLRPSTTGIYGLAPWFRDLPELKDRVALPQHFKAHGYRTYSAGKVYHGRYGRDKTEFDEIGPPGVAGVKPPKKLIPPTPIGDHPLMDWGVFDHRDKDKGDYKVADWVTEKIGALPEDEPFFMSCGFFLPHVPCHVTPKWWDLYDDETLQLPPYRSDDRLDCSPFSWYLHWELPEPRMSWLEAHNQQKNLVHSYLACISFVDSQVGRVLAALEESPHRDNTIVCLWSDHGWHLGEKNVTGKNTLWERSTHVPLIFAGPGIAHGRTQSPAELLDLYPTLSDLVGLPAPKDVEGLSLVPQIRSPEQIRETPAITDHNPGNQGIKGERYRLIRYADGSEELYDVIHDPNEFDNLIGHSEHADAAQRLRQFVRSDPAPLAKNSQHRVLEKKADGWYWEHKKIDPNKPPMSIAPNQPSDLSR, from the coding sequence ATGAACAAGTTTTTTGTTTGGAGCGTCGTCCTTGTCGCGACGCTGTTTGTTTCCGAGTCCTCTGCTCAAGACTCATCGAGCCGTCCGAACGTCTTGATGATCTGCATCGACGATTTGAACGATTGGGTCGAACCTCTTGGTGGGCATCCTCAGGTCCAAACGCCAGCGATGAAGGCGTTGGCCGAGCGTGGCATGACGTTCACCAACGCGCATTGCCAATCGCCGCTGTGCAATTCGTCGCGAACCAGTCTGATGCTCTCGCTGCGTCCTTCGACGACGGGCATTTACGGCTTGGCACCATGGTTTCGCGATTTGCCCGAACTGAAGGACCGCGTCGCGTTGCCACAGCACTTCAAGGCGCATGGGTACCGAACCTACTCGGCGGGCAAGGTTTATCACGGTCGCTACGGCCGAGACAAAACGGAATTTGACGAGATCGGACCGCCGGGTGTCGCCGGTGTGAAGCCGCCCAAGAAGCTCATCCCTCCCACCCCGATCGGTGATCACCCGCTGATGGACTGGGGCGTGTTCGATCACCGCGACAAAGACAAAGGCGATTACAAGGTTGCCGACTGGGTGACGGAGAAAATCGGGGCCCTGCCCGAGGATGAACCGTTCTTCATGAGTTGCGGTTTCTTCTTGCCTCACGTTCCTTGCCATGTCACGCCGAAGTGGTGGGACCTGTATGACGATGAGACATTGCAGTTGCCACCCTACCGAAGCGACGATCGACTCGATTGTTCTCCGTTCAGTTGGTACCTGCACTGGGAGTTGCCCGAGCCACGGATGAGTTGGTTGGAAGCTCACAACCAACAAAAGAATCTGGTGCACTCGTATTTGGCCTGCATCAGTTTTGTCGACAGCCAAGTCGGTCGGGTCTTGGCCGCGCTCGAAGAATCGCCTCATCGAGACAACACCATTGTCTGCCTGTGGAGCGATCACGGATGGCACTTGGGTGAAAAGAACGTCACCGGAAAGAACACGTTGTGGGAACGTTCCACCCACGTGCCGTTGATTTTTGCGGGCCCCGGGATCGCTCACGGAAGAACCCAGTCGCCGGCGGAGCTGTTGGATCTCTATCCCACGCTTTCGGATCTGGTCGGATTGCCCGCTCCGAAGGATGTTGAAGGTCTGAGTTTGGTCCCGCAAATTCGGTCACCTGAACAAATTCGCGAAACACCTGCGATCACCGATCACAATCCGGGCAACCAAGGAATCAAGGGCGAACGTTATCGCTTGATTCGCTACGCCGATGGCAGCGAAGAACTCTATGACGTCATCCACGATCCGAACGAATTCGACAACCTGATCGGGCACTCCGAGCATGCTGACGCCGCGCAGCGACTGAGACAGTTCGTGCGATCGGATCCCGCACCATTGGCAAAGAA